The Raphanus sativus cultivar WK10039 unplaced genomic scaffold, ASM80110v3 Scaffold1380, whole genome shotgun sequence genome segment aaatttttattatttgagaTTATTTATGGGATTATCGCTCCCCCACACAGTTTCAAACAGTCACAGAAGTCTCATATACAACTTTCTCAACCGCCGTACCCTCCCTCACGCCAGCGAATGCCATCTGAAACTTTGGCTGTTTATTAGGGAAAAACAAACCGAAGTTCTTCTCGTACTCAGGATTCTTTTGATTTTCATCGAACATGGCGAACAAATACGTCTCCACACCTCTCCCAGGCTTCTTAGGCGNNNNNNNNNNNNNNNNNNNNNNNNNNNNNNNNNNNNNNNNNNNNNNNNNNNNNNNNNNNNNNNNNNNNNNNNNNNNNNNNNNNNNNNNNNNNNNNNNNNNTCCCTCTGTTCTCTCTCACACGTGCCGCCAGGCCTGTGTAATACGCTCGCGCGTTATCGAAACTCGCAGCGTTTCCTCCGTTTGAAGGCCATCCGCTTTCGGAAACGACAACGGGAACAGATCCACCGCCTGAACGTTCTACAGCAGAGTAAACAACATCGAGCAGGGCGTCGAAGAGGTTCTGGTAGCCGCGAGATCCATCCCAGACTATGACGTTAGGAGAGGTGAAGAGAGCGTAGGAGAGCGAGATGTCTCGTGGGTTGCCGATGTAGCTGAAGTAAGGGTAGATGTTGGCCAGTAACACCGAGTTCGTATTTGCCAAGAACCTGATTAGTCAAAAATGTAAGAAAATGAGTCGTTGAGGAAAATGATCAATCGGTTTtgagaatatatatacacatacccAAGTTGAACCAAACAAATTTTCTTGGTTTGATTTACTTGGGTCAATTTAATTGTACTAAACAAGCATGAAACTGTGAAATCAGGTAAAAATCTCTTCTAAAACAAATTGCAAGAATATCAATCGAGTGATACTCCCTctatttccatttttttaaaagtttttacacattaaactaaaacttagattaaatacattatttatatgCTACTATTTCTAAATCAGTAGTAACTAAACAAATTCAGTTAACCTTATATGCTTTTACAATTTATCAATATCAACTAATGAAACTGCattaaatttgtaaaaacatttattttttaaataacgtACTATTTTAACATGTTGTTTAGAGGAGCTGCATGTTATTTAGAGGGGCAAAAGTTTGATTTAAACTAGTACGTAAACAAAAAgctaatgaaaaataaataaaataagatggCATGAACTTACTTGATGATGGGATCGATATACCACCTAACGTCACCACGAAACTCTCCAGCGGAAGGAGGAAAAGACTTTCCAATCAAAGTCATATCAACCGCGGTTGAGACTTTGATCGTATTTTGAAGATTCGCACCGCAAACAGCATCGTAAATGTAACTCATCGCAAAGAGCACATCGCGGCCGCCGTTGGACGGAACAACTTCGTTACCGACGACGATGTACTTGAAGTTAACGGCGGGATAATGGTTAAGAACGTTGTTTTGGAGCCACGCTCTAGCTGATGAAGGGTTAGTGAGTGAAGGGAGATCGGAGTTTGGGACGCCGACCATGACTTCGATGCCGGTGTTTTTAAGAGCGTTTAAAGCTTCTGGGTTTGGGTCGTAGAGACGGACTCTTCGGATGTTGTTCTGTCTGAAGAGAGCGATGGTGTCTGGTTTAGAAGGAAGGTTGTTCCCCATCATTCCATAACATACACCTACGGGTTCTCCACCTGTTTTATAACATTAATTTGCATTATAACATTAATCAACCATGTGGTTAAATTTATAATCCATAGTTAGTAATGATCATATATAAATCATGTggaaagatagagagagagatacttGTTGGACTGAAGATAGTTGCGaagagagcaagaagaagaatcaaTGGGATCAGTGGTGACATATCGAATTGATGTATTGAAGCTCCTTAAGATCTATTGATAATGTGGGTTATCGACAACTCATTCTCTAATTGGATTTAtgctaaagctttttatatgcaaAATTGGGTACGTATActtgagtttttattttaactttatttaatttataattaatgatATGTATGCGTTCAGAAGAGCAGCCGTCGATCTTCTCTCTCTTGCTCCGGTGGTTGGTGGTTCTCACCGCCACCGGGAACAGCTAAGACTCCGGAGAAAGAGGCTCTCAAAGCTCTTTACCGCCGGTTTTCTGTTTCCGGGAAAGGATGATTCTTTTAGCATCTCTATCGCCGGCTTTGTGTCTCTGGGAAGGATGGTTTTTCTAGCATCTCGATCACCGGAACTTATGTTCTTATGTGATAAATTAGTATTAGTTTGAAGTCGTGGGAATACtgcttttgtttggttcttgaTGTTTCAGTCACTTCGGCGCCTCCTAAGTTGGCTTTTTGGGTTcgtttttttgtgatttatatTCGCTGTGGAGGTATCTACTATACCTTATCTTGGACCTTTGTGGTTTTGGGAGATGGTTTCTAGACGAAGCAGTTAACTTGACCTTCAGTTTTTCTCTTGCGAGGAGGTGGGCAGTCTTTGTTCTGTAGGTCACTTGGTTGCCTTGCGAGTGTCCGCGTGTAAGAGCTGGTGTCTTCTTTGACGTTTTCCCAAGTAGCGTTTCAAGGTCTTTTGTCAttgtatcttagttttagtGGTGGTTTCTGGTCATGCCAGTTTCATATGGATAACAGCTGCTGGAGTAGGTGTAGATTTGACCTCTCGATTGTTTCTGATGTTGCTGGTTCTAGTATGGCTTGGTGATATTCCCTTCAGGGTTGGGACTGCTCAAGACATTTGTTCTTTAGGTCAGCTCCATTGATATTGAATTCTTCTCGAAAAATGGAAAGAATAGACTTGTGGACATATATGAGTTTTAAGCTctgtttatgtctttgttttattttgtttggtttatttttttgtctttggttTCTTATCTACACTATGTATCTCAACTTtctttgagttaaaaaaaaaattgtgtattATGTAGagttcagtgacaaaaaaaaattgttgattaaatcaatttcaaagTAATTAGTCAGGTCAAGTAATTGAGTACGTAAGGTCGGCTTGAGTACAAATATTAGATAATGTGTATATGTACAAATGAGAAGATCATATCGAAAAATGAGTAGAGGCATGTCCCTTTCCAAACCGAAAAGTAGAAGAGGAGATTGACTATATTTTCCAACACTGATAAATCAACCCTAGTGAAAAAGAACCTAATGTAAGTTTCTGTCTTTAACTATACAAAATCTGATTTTATTCGACTCCatgtatatataatcaaatatttagtaataatATAATAGAATGATGAGAAACGTATCGATTAGGCACCAATGTAAGCAAATGGCTTTTGAATGATTAGGAGTGTTGGGATCAAAATCAGTCAAGACAAAATCGATGCCCGAAAGTCCTCGGAAAAATCAAATGGTATTCAAAACATCGAAAAACCGAGAGATTAGATAACCGAAACAAGATACCCGAGGAACGTgcgccgggcgcccagactcgcgtcctgctcgccgggcgaccagactcgcGTTCTGCTTGTCGGGCGCCCAAACTTACGTTCAGGTCGCCGGGGGGAGCAGAACGGACGTCCCGTTTatgctcgccgggcgaccagactcgcATTATGCTCGCCGAGCgcccagacttacgttctggtcgccggACGTCCAGACGGACGTCCCGATTGTGTTCGCCGGGTGACCAGACTCGCGTTCTACTCGCCGGGCGCCGagacttacgttctggtcgccgggcgagCAGAACGAAGGTCCCGAGTCTGCTCGTCGGGCGACCAGACTcgcgttctgctcgccgggcgaccagatTCGCGTTCTGCTCGCCGAGCGCCTAGGcttacgttctggtcgccgggcTAGCAGAACAGACGTCCCGTTTCATCTCGTCGGGCGACCAGACTCGTATTCTActcgccgggcgcccagacttacgttctggtcgccgggcgTGCAGAACGGACATCCCGTTTCTGCTCGCAGGGTGACCAAACTCGtgttctgctcgccgggcgcccagacttacgttctggtcgccgggcgagCAGAATGGACGTCCCCTTTCATCTCTCTGGGCGACCAGACTCGCGTTCTGCTCGCCGAGCGCAGATACTTATGTTCTAGTTGCCGGGCGAGTAGAACGGACGTCCtgtttctgctcgccgggcgaccagactcgcgttctgctcgccgggcaCCCGGACTTACGTTCTGGTTGCCGGGCGAGTAGAACGGACGTCCCGTTCTACTCGCCGGTGACTAGATCGCGTTCTActcgccgggcgcccagacttacGTTCAGGTCACCAGGCGTTCAGACTGACTTCCAatttctgctcgccgggcgaccagactcgcgttctgctcgccgggctGCTGGTCGTTCGGCGAGTGCTACCAATTCTTCGTATAACCGTCCTGGCACTAGTCCAGTCCTATACTCTGCATCCTTGCTTGAAGCTTCGCAGTACAAATCTTTAAAATCGTGAACGTAAGACTCCCGTTCCGTTTCGATCGGATTCGTCGAGGAAGATTCGGAAAACCGCGAAATGTTCGATTAACGGAAAGATTTCAATTCATCGTATAAGA includes the following:
- the LOC108829075 gene encoding probable glucan endo-1,3-beta-glucosidase At4g16260 — encoded protein: MSPLIPLILLLALFATIFSPTSGEPVGVCYGMMGNNLPSKPDTIALFRQNNIRRVRLYDPNPEALNALKNTGIEVMVGVPNSDLPSLTNPSSARAWLQNNVLNHYPAVNFKYIVVGNEVVPSNGGRDVLFAMSYIYDAVCGANLQNTIKVSTAVDMTLIGKSFPPSAGEFRGDVRWYIDPIIKFLANTNSVLLANIYPYFSYIGNPRDISLSYALFTSPNVIVWDGSRGYQNLFDALLDVVYSAVERSGGGSVPVVVSESGWPSNGGNAASFDNARAYYTGLAARVRENRGTPKKPGRGVETYLFAMFDENQKNPEYEKNFGLFFPNKQPKFQMAFAGVREGTAVEKVVYETSVTV